DNA from Plasmodium yoelii strain 17X genome assembly, chromosome: 13:
AGGCTTGACATGCTTTTCTTGTAACTCATTTAATAGAGGGGTGAATATTCTCCAAGATTCATATAATTCTTCATCTGAGATAAATTTTCTCTTATATCCTTTATAGCATTCTGATAATAAAGTTTCATAAGCTTCTGGAACATAtgctttattattattttcattaaggCTTAAATTCAATTGTACTTCTTCCATTTCTTCAGAacccattttttttatcataagtTTTAGATATATTCCTTCTACAGGTTGTAAAATAATTAcaaattcattattatacataCTTTCGTCAGATGAGCCCATAATATTATGAAATTGAATTTTAATTTCacatatatcattatttagtCCCTTTCCTGCTTTAAGTATTATTGGGACACCATGCCAATTTattgaattaatatataaaacacaTGTACAAAATGTAGGGGTTATTGAATTTGGATCTACATGTGGATCATCATGATAACTATGATTTATTTTAGATTTATCTATATTGGCATTTTCAGaaatatttgaattattattatttgtatcatcattatttgaTTTAATATATTGTCCTATAACGGTGTCTTCTAATTTTATTGAAGCTATagattttaatatttttattttttcattttgtatgGATTTATCATCTAAATCAGTTGGATGTTCCATAGTTATTAATGTCAGTAATTGTAGCATGTGATTTTGCATAACATCTCTTATAATTCCATATGGATCGAAATACTGTCCTCTTCCATATACTCCCTTTGTTTCTTttaatgttatttttatgcattttataaaatgtcTGTTCATTAAAGATAACAAAAATgtatttgtaaattttagTTTTAATAATCCTGAAACCATATCTTTTCCTAAATAATGATCAATtctatatatgtttttttcagGAAAAGCTTCTAATATTTGTTTcgataatattttaaatgattCCAAATCTTTTCCAAATGGCTTTTCAAGTAATATCTTGGTGATTCTGTTTTTATTTAAGCAAtactttttataattttgtaatgTACTTACAAAGATATGGGGTGGTAAGGCTAAGTAAAGCATTCTAGTGATAGTATAAGGACAACCCGAATTACCAGATTTATTAATATGGTGTGAAATGTATGGACAGCCAGAATTATCAGATGTATTAGCTTGGCTCGAAAGGTATGGGCATCCAGTATTACTAGGCTTAACAGAATGGTGTGAACTGTGAGGACATGTAGCGTTACCAGATGTATTGGAATAACTTGAACTGTAGGGGCATCTTTTGGGAGAATCATTAGGCATTGGTGGCTCACATCCGTTATCTATATTGTTGGTAACATTTGTGTTAGTATGATTATTAGGGAATTGTGAAGTGGAATTAACTTGTTTATGTTTTTCATTACCTTTCTGACCAAAACAGCCTAATGCTATCCTCTCTTCCTGAGTTATATATACatcaaaattttcaaaacTTTCCGTAGATAAATAGTTTCCAATAAAATATCTACATTTGCTTTTAAAAGAATTTAAGCGTTCGGCTTTTTCAAAAActgataaatttttataactgtttaaagatatttttaaatatatagatattttgttaaaaaatgattCAAAATCTTGTTCTGTTCTTGCAAAAccgattattattatattttttggtaataaattattacaaaataatttaaacaaGGCtgggtatatttttttttttgctaaaTCACCAGAGCAACCAAATATAACTATTGTTAGTAACTCATTTTTATTCTCTACATTATTATTGCTGACCGGAGAAAGTGCACAATCTTTTTGAACATATAAatcttctaacatttttgaataatttttatgaccACATGCTATGACTGTTGTATTTCTAGAGTCGATCACCTTAAATGCTGGATATAAATTATAGTTAGGattaacataaaaatttaagagcatatttttccataaatttaatttatctgctgtatttaataaaaatattttacttgTTGAATTTGACAATAGGTTAAGTGATACTGTAATTCTTTTTCTCAcatcaaaattatttgttGTTGTAAAATATACATGCTCATTTAGTAAACTTAAATTAACATTATTGTCGGCATTTAATGACCTTATTGTTTCATTGtcttcatatatataattattttgataattattcatgtatatattataatacacATTTGGAAATAAACTAGCTATATGGAAATCACTCCCCATACCTAATATTGCaatatctatttttttatatttttctagcATGCTTTTAATTTGTTCATTATAATCTCTTATACAACTAACAAGATCTTTTTTTGTATCGGGCTTATATAATTGGGtttctttattaatatttaattcatcaaataaaaattttatattattataattactGAATTTAtgatcatcatttttatacctttcatcaattataaaaaaaattaacttatttttatcaatttttatatcttttattgc
Protein-coding regions in this window:
- a CDS encoding glucose-6-phosphate dehydrogenase is translated as MEYETFLKCLDEIRCVNNVKYMETEDLTDFNKKSAYYICKEIYEKQLSNENGYVVIGLSGGKTPIDVYKNMCAIKDIKIDKNKLIFFIIDERYKNDDHKFSNYNNIKFLFDELNINKETQLYKPDTKKDLVSCIRDYNEQIKSMLEKYKKIDIAILGMGSDFHIASLFPNVYYNIYMNNYQNNYIYEDNETIRSLNADNNVNLSLLNEHVYFTTTNNFDVRKRITVSLNLLSNSTSKIFLLNTADKLNLWKNMLLNFYVNPNYNLYPAFKVIDSRNTTVIACGHKNYSKMLEDLYVQKDCALSPVSNNNVENKNELLTIVIFGCSGDLAKKKIYPALFKLFCNNLLPKNIIIIGFARTEQDFESFFNKISIYLKISLNSYKNLSVFEKAERLNSFKSKCRYFIGNYLSTESFENFDVYITQEERIALGCFGQKGNEKHKQVNSTSQFPNNHTNTNVTNNIDNGCEPPMPNDSPKRCPYSSSYSNTSGNATCPHSSHHSVKPSNTGCPYLSSQANTSDNSGCPYISHHINKSGNSGCPYTITRMLYLALPPHIFVSTLQNYKKYCLNKNRITKILLEKPFGKDLESFKILSKQILEAFPEKNIYRIDHYLGKDMVSGLLKLKFTNTFLLSLMNRHFIKCIKITLKETKGVYGRGQYFDPYGIIRDVMQNHMLQLLTLITMEHPTDLDDKSIQNEKIKILKSIASIKLEDTVIGQYIKSNNDDTNNNNSNISENANIDKSKINHSYHDDPHVDPNSITPTFCTCVLYINSINWHGVPIILKAGKGLNNDICEIKIQFHNIMGSSDESMYNNEFVIILQPVEGIYLKLMIKKMGSEEMEEVQLNLSLNENNNKAYVPEAYETLLSECYKGYKRKFISDEELYESWRIFTPLLNELQEKHVKPLSYPFGSSGPQEAYDLVRKYYNYGKNYDTTAKFCRKSSYYDDSLFDNMRE